From Cheilinus undulatus linkage group 17, ASM1832078v1, whole genome shotgun sequence, one genomic window encodes:
- the rfx3 gene encoding transcription factor RFX3 isoform X3, with product MQTPEAGADSTSTVPLQTTVPVQPTGSTQQVPVQQQAQTVQQVQHVYPAQVQYVEENSSVYTNGNITYSYSEPQLYSQNSGGSYFDTQGSSSQVSTVVTSHGMTNNGEGGSGGMNMNLAGGQVISSSPGAYIMDNAGPHPATQTARASPATIEMAIETLQKSEGLSSQRSSLLNSHLQWLLDNYETAEGVSLPRSTLYNHYLRHCQEQKLDPVNAASFGKLIRSIFMGLRTRRLGTRGNSKYHYYGIRVKPDSPLNRLQEDMQYMALRQQPVQQKQRFKPVQKFDSCSGENYSGGGQPHPGAAEQTVIAQSQHHQQFLDASRALPDFVELDLGQSNTENISAEDVKALQSLYREHCEAILDVVVNLQFSLIEKLWQTFWRYSPPDSVEGATITENSSVSEIEARLPRSQLLVLCRNEAVLKWMSTCDHLMYQALVEILIPDVLRPIPSALTQAIRNFAKSLEGWLNNAMNAIPQRMIQTKIAAVSAFAQTLRRYTSLNHLAQAARAVLQNTSQINQMLSDLNRVDFANVQEQASWVCQCEEGVVQHLEQDFKATLQQQSSLEQWAAWLDNVVTQVLKPYEHRPSFPRAARQFLLKWSFYSSMVIRDLTLRSAASFGSFHLIRLLYDEYMFYLVEHRVAQATGETPIGVMGEFDSLNTLSLTNIDKEETSGMDSDLEEDTEETGEPLAKREKSEHEVIQVIQVGALEDGSHPVVGVVQPSVLHSLPQPPQDHSEHILTPSAGTPTIRHCSATGNTYASV from the exons ATGCAGACCCCAGAAGCAGGCGCAGACTCCACCTCCACTGTCCCTCTTCAGACCACCGTGCCTGTCCAGCCTACCGGCTCCACCCAACAGGTGCCTGTCCAGCAACAG GCCCAGACTGTTCAACAGGTTCAGCATGTTTACCCAGCACAGGTGCAGTATGTGGAGGAAAACAGCAGCGTCTACACCAACGGCAACAT AACCTACTCATACTCAGAGCCGCAGCTGTACAGCCAGAACAGCGGAGGGAGCTACTTCGACACACAGGGCAGCTCGTCACAAGTGTCCACTGTGGTGACATCTCATGGCATGACCAACAACGGAGAAGGGGGCAGCGGGGGAATGAACATGAACCTAGCGGGGGGTCAGGTCATCAGCAGCAGTCCTGGGGCTTACATCATGGACAACGCTGGACCCCACCCTGCCACCCAAACCGCTCGAGCTTCCCCAGCTACC ATTGAAATGGCGATTGAGACACTCCAAAAATCTGAAGGTTTATCCAGTCAGAGAAGCTCGCTGCTCAACAGCCAT CTCCAGTGGCTGTTGGACAACTACGAGACAGCAGAGGGCGTAAGTCTACCACGATCCACCCTCTACAATCATTACCTGCGCCACTGCCAGGAGCAAAAACTGGACCCTGTAAATGCAGCCTCTTTTGGCAAACTCATCCGCTCCATCTTCATGGGACTTCGTACAAGACGCCTCGGGACAAG AGGGAACTCCAAATACCATTACTATGGTATACGAGTGAAACCAGACTCCCCTCTAAACAGACTCCAAGAAGACATGCAGTACATGGCCCTCAGACAGCAGCCTGTACAGCAGAAACAGAG GTTCAAGCCGGTGCAGAAGTTTGACAGCTGCTCTGGGGAGAATTACTCAGGTGGAGGTCAACCCCATCCTGGTGCAGCAGAGCAAACGGTCATCGCACAGAGCCAACACCACCAGCAGTTCCTGG ATGCATCGCGGGCACTCCCTGACTTTGTGGAGCTGGACCTGGGACAGAGCAATACAGAGAACATCAGCGCCGAGGATGTGAAAGCTCTCCAGTCCCTTTACAGAGAGCACTGTGAG gcTATCCTGGATGTGGTTGTCAACCTCCAGTTCAGTCTAATTGAGAAGCTGTGGCAGACATTCTGGCGCTATTCCCCTCCTGACTCTGTAGAGGGCGCCACAATAACAGAAAACAG CAGTGTCAGTGAGATTGAAGCCCGGCTCCCTCGCTCACAGCTACTGGTGCTGTGCAGAAATGAAGCTGTACTCAAATGGATGAGCACCTGTGACCATCTAATGTACCAGGCCCTTGTGGAGATCCTTATTCCTGATGTCCTGAGACCCATTCCCA gtGCCTTGACTCAAGCCATTCGCAACTTTGCCAAAAGCCTGGAAGGTTGGCTCAATAATGCCATGAATGCCATTCCACAGAGAATGATCCAGACCAAG ATTGCTGCTGTTAGTGCCTTTGCGCAAACACTACGCAGATACACATCTCTGAACCACCTGGCTCAGGCGGCACGCGCCGTGTTGCAGAACACGTCACAGATCAACCAGATGCTGAGTGATCTCAACCGTGTTGACTTTGCCAACGTACAG GAGCAGGCATCGTGGGTGTGCCAGTGTGAGGAGGGAGTGGTTCAGCATCTGGAGCAAGACTTCAAAGccacactgcagcagcagagctctTTGGAGCAGTGGGCCGCCTGGCTGGACAACGTGGTCACTCAGGTGCTCAAGCCTTACGAGCATCGGCCCAGTTTCCCCAGGGCAGCTCGACAGTTCCTGCTCAAATGGTCCTTCTACAG TTCTATGGTGATCAGGGACCTGACACTGCGCAGTGCTGCCAGCTTCGGATCCTTCCATCTGATTCGCCTCTTATATGACGAGTACATGTTTTACCTGGTGGAGCATCGGGTGGCCCAGGCTACCGGAGAGACACCCATTGGTGTCATGGGGGAG TTTGACAGCCTCAACACCCTCTCTCTCACTAACATTGATAAAG AAGAAACAAGCGGGATGGACAGCGACCTAGAAGAGGACACGGAGGAGACCGGCGAACCTCTTGCCAAGCGAGAGAAGTCAGAGCACGAGGTCATCCAGGTGATCCAGGTCGGGGCTTTAGAGGATGGGTCACACCCCGTGGTCGGAGTCGTCCAGCCAAGCGTCCTCCACTCGTTGCCTCAGCCCCCTCAGGACCACAGCGAACACATCCTCACCCCCTCTGCTGGTACTCCCACCATCCGCCACTGCAGCGCCACAGGAAACACCTACGCCTCGGTTTGA
- the rfx3 gene encoding transcription factor RFX3 isoform X1, translated as MQTPEAGADSTSTVPLQTTVPVQPTGSTQQVPVQQQAQTVQQVQHVYPAQVQYVEENSSVYTNGNIRTYSYSEPQLYSQNSGGSYFDTQGSSSQVSTVVTSHGMTNNGEGGSGGMNMNLAGGQVISSSPGAYIMDNAGPHPATQTARASPATIEMAIETLQKSEGLSSQRSSLLNSHLQWLLDNYETAEGVSLPRSTLYNHYLRHCQEQKLDPVNAASFGKLIRSIFMGLRTRRLGTRGNSKYHYYGIRVKPDSPLNRLQEDMQYMALRQQPVQQKQRFKPVQKFDSCSGENYSGGGQPHPGAAEQTVIAQSQHHQQFLDASRALPDFVELDLGQSNTENISAEDVKALQSLYREHCEAILDVVVNLQFSLIEKLWQTFWRYSPPDSVEGATITENSSVSEIEARLPRSQLLVLCRNEAVLKWMSTCDHLMYQALVEILIPDVLRPIPSALTQAIRNFAKSLEGWLNNAMNAIPQRMIQTKIAAVSAFAQTLRRYTSLNHLAQAARAVLQNTSQINQMLSDLNRVDFANVQEQASWVCQCEEGVVQHLEQDFKATLQQQSSLEQWAAWLDNVVTQVLKPYEHRPSFPRAARQFLLKWSFYSSMVIRDLTLRSAASFGSFHLIRLLYDEYMFYLVEHRVAQATGETPIGVMGEFDSLNTLSLTNIDKEETSGMDSDLEEDTEETGEPLAKREKSEHEVIQVIQVGALEDGSHPVVGVVQPSVLHSLPQPPQDHSEHILTPSAGTPTIRHCSATGNTYASV; from the exons ATGCAGACCCCAGAAGCAGGCGCAGACTCCACCTCCACTGTCCCTCTTCAGACCACCGTGCCTGTCCAGCCTACCGGCTCCACCCAACAGGTGCCTGTCCAGCAACAG GCCCAGACTGTTCAACAGGTTCAGCATGTTTACCCAGCACAGGTGCAGTATGTGGAGGAAAACAGCAGCGTCTACACCAACGGCAACAT AAGAACCTACTCATACTCAGAGCCGCAGCTGTACAGCCAGAACAGCGGAGGGAGCTACTTCGACACACAGGGCAGCTCGTCACAAGTGTCCACTGTGGTGACATCTCATGGCATGACCAACAACGGAGAAGGGGGCAGCGGGGGAATGAACATGAACCTAGCGGGGGGTCAGGTCATCAGCAGCAGTCCTGGGGCTTACATCATGGACAACGCTGGACCCCACCCTGCCACCCAAACCGCTCGAGCTTCCCCAGCTACC ATTGAAATGGCGATTGAGACACTCCAAAAATCTGAAGGTTTATCCAGTCAGAGAAGCTCGCTGCTCAACAGCCAT CTCCAGTGGCTGTTGGACAACTACGAGACAGCAGAGGGCGTAAGTCTACCACGATCCACCCTCTACAATCATTACCTGCGCCACTGCCAGGAGCAAAAACTGGACCCTGTAAATGCAGCCTCTTTTGGCAAACTCATCCGCTCCATCTTCATGGGACTTCGTACAAGACGCCTCGGGACAAG AGGGAACTCCAAATACCATTACTATGGTATACGAGTGAAACCAGACTCCCCTCTAAACAGACTCCAAGAAGACATGCAGTACATGGCCCTCAGACAGCAGCCTGTACAGCAGAAACAGAG GTTCAAGCCGGTGCAGAAGTTTGACAGCTGCTCTGGGGAGAATTACTCAGGTGGAGGTCAACCCCATCCTGGTGCAGCAGAGCAAACGGTCATCGCACAGAGCCAACACCACCAGCAGTTCCTGG ATGCATCGCGGGCACTCCCTGACTTTGTGGAGCTGGACCTGGGACAGAGCAATACAGAGAACATCAGCGCCGAGGATGTGAAAGCTCTCCAGTCCCTTTACAGAGAGCACTGTGAG gcTATCCTGGATGTGGTTGTCAACCTCCAGTTCAGTCTAATTGAGAAGCTGTGGCAGACATTCTGGCGCTATTCCCCTCCTGACTCTGTAGAGGGCGCCACAATAACAGAAAACAG CAGTGTCAGTGAGATTGAAGCCCGGCTCCCTCGCTCACAGCTACTGGTGCTGTGCAGAAATGAAGCTGTACTCAAATGGATGAGCACCTGTGACCATCTAATGTACCAGGCCCTTGTGGAGATCCTTATTCCTGATGTCCTGAGACCCATTCCCA gtGCCTTGACTCAAGCCATTCGCAACTTTGCCAAAAGCCTGGAAGGTTGGCTCAATAATGCCATGAATGCCATTCCACAGAGAATGATCCAGACCAAG ATTGCTGCTGTTAGTGCCTTTGCGCAAACACTACGCAGATACACATCTCTGAACCACCTGGCTCAGGCGGCACGCGCCGTGTTGCAGAACACGTCACAGATCAACCAGATGCTGAGTGATCTCAACCGTGTTGACTTTGCCAACGTACAG GAGCAGGCATCGTGGGTGTGCCAGTGTGAGGAGGGAGTGGTTCAGCATCTGGAGCAAGACTTCAAAGccacactgcagcagcagagctctTTGGAGCAGTGGGCCGCCTGGCTGGACAACGTGGTCACTCAGGTGCTCAAGCCTTACGAGCATCGGCCCAGTTTCCCCAGGGCAGCTCGACAGTTCCTGCTCAAATGGTCCTTCTACAG TTCTATGGTGATCAGGGACCTGACACTGCGCAGTGCTGCCAGCTTCGGATCCTTCCATCTGATTCGCCTCTTATATGACGAGTACATGTTTTACCTGGTGGAGCATCGGGTGGCCCAGGCTACCGGAGAGACACCCATTGGTGTCATGGGGGAG TTTGACAGCCTCAACACCCTCTCTCTCACTAACATTGATAAAG AAGAAACAAGCGGGATGGACAGCGACCTAGAAGAGGACACGGAGGAGACCGGCGAACCTCTTGCCAAGCGAGAGAAGTCAGAGCACGAGGTCATCCAGGTGATCCAGGTCGGGGCTTTAGAGGATGGGTCACACCCCGTGGTCGGAGTCGTCCAGCCAAGCGTCCTCCACTCGTTGCCTCAGCCCCCTCAGGACCACAGCGAACACATCCTCACCCCCTCTGCTGGTACTCCCACCATCCGCCACTGCAGCGCCACAGGAAACACCTACGCCTCGGTTTGA
- the rfx3 gene encoding transcription factor RFX3 isoform X2, whose protein sequence is MQTPEAGADSTSTVPLQTTVPVQPTGSTQQVPVQQQAQTVQQVQHVYPAQVQYVEENSSVYTNGNIRTYSYSEPQLYSQNSGGSYFDTQGSSSQVSTVVTSHGMTNNGEGGSGGMNMNLAGGQVISSSPGAYIMDNAGPHPATQTARASPATIEMAIETLQKSEGLSSQRSSLLNSHLQWLLDNYETAEGVSLPRSTLYNHYLRHCQEQKLDPVNAASFGKLIRSIFMGLRTRRLGTRGNSKYHYYGIRVKPDSPLNRLQEDMQYMALRQQPVQQKQRFKPVQKFDSCSGENYSGGGQPHPGAAEQTVIAQSQHHQQFLDASRALPDFVELDLGQSNTENISAEDVKALQSLYREHCEAILDVVVNLQFSLIEKLWQTFWRYSPPDSVEGATITENSVSEIEARLPRSQLLVLCRNEAVLKWMSTCDHLMYQALVEILIPDVLRPIPSALTQAIRNFAKSLEGWLNNAMNAIPQRMIQTKIAAVSAFAQTLRRYTSLNHLAQAARAVLQNTSQINQMLSDLNRVDFANVQEQASWVCQCEEGVVQHLEQDFKATLQQQSSLEQWAAWLDNVVTQVLKPYEHRPSFPRAARQFLLKWSFYSSMVIRDLTLRSAASFGSFHLIRLLYDEYMFYLVEHRVAQATGETPIGVMGEFDSLNTLSLTNIDKEETSGMDSDLEEDTEETGEPLAKREKSEHEVIQVIQVGALEDGSHPVVGVVQPSVLHSLPQPPQDHSEHILTPSAGTPTIRHCSATGNTYASV, encoded by the exons ATGCAGACCCCAGAAGCAGGCGCAGACTCCACCTCCACTGTCCCTCTTCAGACCACCGTGCCTGTCCAGCCTACCGGCTCCACCCAACAGGTGCCTGTCCAGCAACAG GCCCAGACTGTTCAACAGGTTCAGCATGTTTACCCAGCACAGGTGCAGTATGTGGAGGAAAACAGCAGCGTCTACACCAACGGCAACAT AAGAACCTACTCATACTCAGAGCCGCAGCTGTACAGCCAGAACAGCGGAGGGAGCTACTTCGACACACAGGGCAGCTCGTCACAAGTGTCCACTGTGGTGACATCTCATGGCATGACCAACAACGGAGAAGGGGGCAGCGGGGGAATGAACATGAACCTAGCGGGGGGTCAGGTCATCAGCAGCAGTCCTGGGGCTTACATCATGGACAACGCTGGACCCCACCCTGCCACCCAAACCGCTCGAGCTTCCCCAGCTACC ATTGAAATGGCGATTGAGACACTCCAAAAATCTGAAGGTTTATCCAGTCAGAGAAGCTCGCTGCTCAACAGCCAT CTCCAGTGGCTGTTGGACAACTACGAGACAGCAGAGGGCGTAAGTCTACCACGATCCACCCTCTACAATCATTACCTGCGCCACTGCCAGGAGCAAAAACTGGACCCTGTAAATGCAGCCTCTTTTGGCAAACTCATCCGCTCCATCTTCATGGGACTTCGTACAAGACGCCTCGGGACAAG AGGGAACTCCAAATACCATTACTATGGTATACGAGTGAAACCAGACTCCCCTCTAAACAGACTCCAAGAAGACATGCAGTACATGGCCCTCAGACAGCAGCCTGTACAGCAGAAACAGAG GTTCAAGCCGGTGCAGAAGTTTGACAGCTGCTCTGGGGAGAATTACTCAGGTGGAGGTCAACCCCATCCTGGTGCAGCAGAGCAAACGGTCATCGCACAGAGCCAACACCACCAGCAGTTCCTGG ATGCATCGCGGGCACTCCCTGACTTTGTGGAGCTGGACCTGGGACAGAGCAATACAGAGAACATCAGCGCCGAGGATGTGAAAGCTCTCCAGTCCCTTTACAGAGAGCACTGTGAG gcTATCCTGGATGTGGTTGTCAACCTCCAGTTCAGTCTAATTGAGAAGCTGTGGCAGACATTCTGGCGCTATTCCCCTCCTGACTCTGTAGAGGGCGCCACAATAACAGAAAACAG TGTCAGTGAGATTGAAGCCCGGCTCCCTCGCTCACAGCTACTGGTGCTGTGCAGAAATGAAGCTGTACTCAAATGGATGAGCACCTGTGACCATCTAATGTACCAGGCCCTTGTGGAGATCCTTATTCCTGATGTCCTGAGACCCATTCCCA gtGCCTTGACTCAAGCCATTCGCAACTTTGCCAAAAGCCTGGAAGGTTGGCTCAATAATGCCATGAATGCCATTCCACAGAGAATGATCCAGACCAAG ATTGCTGCTGTTAGTGCCTTTGCGCAAACACTACGCAGATACACATCTCTGAACCACCTGGCTCAGGCGGCACGCGCCGTGTTGCAGAACACGTCACAGATCAACCAGATGCTGAGTGATCTCAACCGTGTTGACTTTGCCAACGTACAG GAGCAGGCATCGTGGGTGTGCCAGTGTGAGGAGGGAGTGGTTCAGCATCTGGAGCAAGACTTCAAAGccacactgcagcagcagagctctTTGGAGCAGTGGGCCGCCTGGCTGGACAACGTGGTCACTCAGGTGCTCAAGCCTTACGAGCATCGGCCCAGTTTCCCCAGGGCAGCTCGACAGTTCCTGCTCAAATGGTCCTTCTACAG TTCTATGGTGATCAGGGACCTGACACTGCGCAGTGCTGCCAGCTTCGGATCCTTCCATCTGATTCGCCTCTTATATGACGAGTACATGTTTTACCTGGTGGAGCATCGGGTGGCCCAGGCTACCGGAGAGACACCCATTGGTGTCATGGGGGAG TTTGACAGCCTCAACACCCTCTCTCTCACTAACATTGATAAAG AAGAAACAAGCGGGATGGACAGCGACCTAGAAGAGGACACGGAGGAGACCGGCGAACCTCTTGCCAAGCGAGAGAAGTCAGAGCACGAGGTCATCCAGGTGATCCAGGTCGGGGCTTTAGAGGATGGGTCACACCCCGTGGTCGGAGTCGTCCAGCCAAGCGTCCTCCACTCGTTGCCTCAGCCCCCTCAGGACCACAGCGAACACATCCTCACCCCCTCTGCTGGTACTCCCACCATCCGCCACTGCAGCGCCACAGGAAACACCTACGCCTCGGTTTGA
- the rfx3 gene encoding transcription factor RFX3 isoform X4, producing the protein MQTPEAGADSTSTVPLQTTVPVQPTGSTQQVPVQQQAQTVQQVQHVYPAQVQYVEENSSVYTNGNIRTYSYSEPQLYSQNSGGSYFDTQGSSSQVSTVVTSHGMTNNGEGGSGGMNMNLAGGQVISSSPGAYIMDNAGPHPATQTARASPATLQWLLDNYETAEGVSLPRSTLYNHYLRHCQEQKLDPVNAASFGKLIRSIFMGLRTRRLGTRGNSKYHYYGIRVKPDSPLNRLQEDMQYMALRQQPVQQKQRFKPVQKFDSCSGENYSGGGQPHPGAAEQTVIAQSQHHQQFLDASRALPDFVELDLGQSNTENISAEDVKALQSLYREHCEAILDVVVNLQFSLIEKLWQTFWRYSPPDSVEGATITENSSVSEIEARLPRSQLLVLCRNEAVLKWMSTCDHLMYQALVEILIPDVLRPIPSALTQAIRNFAKSLEGWLNNAMNAIPQRMIQTKIAAVSAFAQTLRRYTSLNHLAQAARAVLQNTSQINQMLSDLNRVDFANVQEQASWVCQCEEGVVQHLEQDFKATLQQQSSLEQWAAWLDNVVTQVLKPYEHRPSFPRAARQFLLKWSFYSSMVIRDLTLRSAASFGSFHLIRLLYDEYMFYLVEHRVAQATGETPIGVMGEFDSLNTLSLTNIDKEETSGMDSDLEEDTEETGEPLAKREKSEHEVIQVIQVGALEDGSHPVVGVVQPSVLHSLPQPPQDHSEHILTPSAGTPTIRHCSATGNTYASV; encoded by the exons ATGCAGACCCCAGAAGCAGGCGCAGACTCCACCTCCACTGTCCCTCTTCAGACCACCGTGCCTGTCCAGCCTACCGGCTCCACCCAACAGGTGCCTGTCCAGCAACAG GCCCAGACTGTTCAACAGGTTCAGCATGTTTACCCAGCACAGGTGCAGTATGTGGAGGAAAACAGCAGCGTCTACACCAACGGCAACAT AAGAACCTACTCATACTCAGAGCCGCAGCTGTACAGCCAGAACAGCGGAGGGAGCTACTTCGACACACAGGGCAGCTCGTCACAAGTGTCCACTGTGGTGACATCTCATGGCATGACCAACAACGGAGAAGGGGGCAGCGGGGGAATGAACATGAACCTAGCGGGGGGTCAGGTCATCAGCAGCAGTCCTGGGGCTTACATCATGGACAACGCTGGACCCCACCCTGCCACCCAAACCGCTCGAGCTTCCCCAGCTACC CTCCAGTGGCTGTTGGACAACTACGAGACAGCAGAGGGCGTAAGTCTACCACGATCCACCCTCTACAATCATTACCTGCGCCACTGCCAGGAGCAAAAACTGGACCCTGTAAATGCAGCCTCTTTTGGCAAACTCATCCGCTCCATCTTCATGGGACTTCGTACAAGACGCCTCGGGACAAG AGGGAACTCCAAATACCATTACTATGGTATACGAGTGAAACCAGACTCCCCTCTAAACAGACTCCAAGAAGACATGCAGTACATGGCCCTCAGACAGCAGCCTGTACAGCAGAAACAGAG GTTCAAGCCGGTGCAGAAGTTTGACAGCTGCTCTGGGGAGAATTACTCAGGTGGAGGTCAACCCCATCCTGGTGCAGCAGAGCAAACGGTCATCGCACAGAGCCAACACCACCAGCAGTTCCTGG ATGCATCGCGGGCACTCCCTGACTTTGTGGAGCTGGACCTGGGACAGAGCAATACAGAGAACATCAGCGCCGAGGATGTGAAAGCTCTCCAGTCCCTTTACAGAGAGCACTGTGAG gcTATCCTGGATGTGGTTGTCAACCTCCAGTTCAGTCTAATTGAGAAGCTGTGGCAGACATTCTGGCGCTATTCCCCTCCTGACTCTGTAGAGGGCGCCACAATAACAGAAAACAG CAGTGTCAGTGAGATTGAAGCCCGGCTCCCTCGCTCACAGCTACTGGTGCTGTGCAGAAATGAAGCTGTACTCAAATGGATGAGCACCTGTGACCATCTAATGTACCAGGCCCTTGTGGAGATCCTTATTCCTGATGTCCTGAGACCCATTCCCA gtGCCTTGACTCAAGCCATTCGCAACTTTGCCAAAAGCCTGGAAGGTTGGCTCAATAATGCCATGAATGCCATTCCACAGAGAATGATCCAGACCAAG ATTGCTGCTGTTAGTGCCTTTGCGCAAACACTACGCAGATACACATCTCTGAACCACCTGGCTCAGGCGGCACGCGCCGTGTTGCAGAACACGTCACAGATCAACCAGATGCTGAGTGATCTCAACCGTGTTGACTTTGCCAACGTACAG GAGCAGGCATCGTGGGTGTGCCAGTGTGAGGAGGGAGTGGTTCAGCATCTGGAGCAAGACTTCAAAGccacactgcagcagcagagctctTTGGAGCAGTGGGCCGCCTGGCTGGACAACGTGGTCACTCAGGTGCTCAAGCCTTACGAGCATCGGCCCAGTTTCCCCAGGGCAGCTCGACAGTTCCTGCTCAAATGGTCCTTCTACAG TTCTATGGTGATCAGGGACCTGACACTGCGCAGTGCTGCCAGCTTCGGATCCTTCCATCTGATTCGCCTCTTATATGACGAGTACATGTTTTACCTGGTGGAGCATCGGGTGGCCCAGGCTACCGGAGAGACACCCATTGGTGTCATGGGGGAG TTTGACAGCCTCAACACCCTCTCTCTCACTAACATTGATAAAG AAGAAACAAGCGGGATGGACAGCGACCTAGAAGAGGACACGGAGGAGACCGGCGAACCTCTTGCCAAGCGAGAGAAGTCAGAGCACGAGGTCATCCAGGTGATCCAGGTCGGGGCTTTAGAGGATGGGTCACACCCCGTGGTCGGAGTCGTCCAGCCAAGCGTCCTCCACTCGTTGCCTCAGCCCCCTCAGGACCACAGCGAACACATCCTCACCCCCTCTGCTGGTACTCCCACCATCCGCCACTGCAGCGCCACAGGAAACACCTACGCCTCGGTTTGA